Genomic segment of Nitrospirota bacterium:
CCGGTTGCCGAAACCAGCAGTCGCATCGAGCAGGTCAAGCCGGCCATTGTTGCGCTCCTCTTCATAGAGGGAAAGGTTCTGGCTGCCGGTGTTGGCGGTAAAAACATAGCCCCGCTGATTTCTGGCTATCCAGCAAGTGGCGGCCTGGCCGTTTGCAATCGATGGACTAATCACCTGCAGGGAGCCGTTGCGATTGATGGCATATGAGGAAACCGCTCCGCTGCCCGCTTCTGAGACCAGCAGATGGCCTTTTTCGTCAAAGACGAACCCGAAAGGAGCGAGACCGATTGACATTGACGTTACCGGGTGAATGGCGGGCAAGCCGTGCCGGTTCAGCGGGAAGACCAGAATCTCGTTCTCGTCCCGGTCGGTAACTACCAGGTTATTGCCCTGCGGGTCGAAGCCCACCTGTGCAAACCCTCCGGAGCCAAGGTCTCGGGTGGAATTGCTGCGAAGGGTCAACTGGCCCTGGTAACCCAGGTAAAAACCGGTGATGTTAGCAGTCCCCCCAGCGTTCAGGACATATACCAGGTCATGGAAGACGGTGAGACTGACGGGAAATTCGCCGCCTGAGTCAACCTTGCCCACCAGCACGGGACCGTCCCACATGATGCGAAACACGGAAATCTCGTTGCTGCCCGCATTCACTGCCAATAGCCACCGGTGGTCCTCGGTGAGCACGATGGCGCCCTGGGAGGCCAGAGGGTCCAGGCCGCCGCCGGAACCTAAACCCTCGGTCGGTATGGCGCCGGCCATGGTGAGGAGACCGTCTCCGCCTCGCGCAAAAACGACCAACTGGTTACCATCGGCGGCGTTGGTCATGGTGTAGACTGCCCCGGCCGTGACTTCTGCATCTTGGTCATTAGAAAAGGCAGCGACCGCCGAACTCATCAGAAACGCAACGGCCATAAATGCCACTATGATTTTTCTGTTCATCTCATCGCTCCTTTCATCTGTCCGCACTTTCCGGAAGTGCGTCCATTTCCTCATTTTCACCAGCTGCGCTTCAATAGCCCCATCTCGACTTTCATGACCCCCTTTCCTCTTTTCCTCATCACGTAAGAACGCCCGCCACTCGCGTTAAAAGGAGAATCCGTGCACAACTGGATGAGCTTGAACGGATATCGTTGCCGGTCGAGTGTGTCGGTGCTTTATTAATTCAGTCTAGTTGCGGCGCATCACAAAAGTGTCACGAAAAAATAACGATTCGGTCATATAAAGAAAAAATGCGGGTGTCTCCCAGGGGGATGCAGGGGTCGCGGAAATGCGTTCATCCTGAAGTCCGCAACCTGATAACTGTGGACTTCTCCTCCTGACAAACAATGCCAAAAAAAGCAATGGCGCCAACCCCTTAACGGAAGTGCGCAGCTTTCCCAAGCCCGACAGGTCTGCGGAAGCTGGCGGGTCAGAGCAATCCCTGCCAGGAGCACACAGCCTCCCATCTCTTGGATAATGCCTTTTATCGCCTGTCGGAATCGCATAACTCTTTATTTTCACTCGAATTTTGTTAATTAAAACAATTTATTAATGCATTATCTATCTTGACCGCCTGCACGTTCGATGGTACACAAACTTAAGGGGAGGGACCTTTTTTGAAAGGGGGACCGAGCCATGGGACGGATGATTTCATGGGCAGTGATTTTATTGGCCGTGTTTCTTGCAGCTCCTGCGGGTGCGGCCGACGTTGTTCCGAATGAGATCCAGCAGCCGGGCACGCAGCCGGGGGAGGTGAACAACCTCGAATCTCCCGACAAGTGTGATAACTGCCACGGGGGATACAACGTATCCGTTGAGCCCGCGTTTAACTGGCGGGGAAGCATGATGGCAAACGCGGGCCGCGACCCCATCTTCTGGGCAACGCTCGCCGTGGCCGAGCAGGATTTTGACGGAGCGGGAGACCTCTGCCTCCGGTGCCACACCTCGGCCGGATGGCTTGCCGGCCGCTCCCTTCCCACAGACGGCTCCGGCCTGGGCCGCGGAGACGGAGACGGCGTGGAGTGCGAGGTGTGCCACAAGATGGTAAACCCGGACAACTCCGAACACCAGGGCGTGCAGTTCAGCCCGTTTCTGGCCTACGACATGCTCACCGGAGAAGGCTATTACGGGAGCGGAATGTACGTCATGTGGGGGAGCAGCGACAAGCTCGGCCCGTATGGCGACGCTGCGGCCAGACACCAATTCCTGCAGTCTCAATTCCACCGCTCCCGGGACTTCTGCGGTACCTGCCATGACGTCTCCAACCCGGCCGTGGGCGACCTTGCTCCGAACTACGGGGCACAGGACACGGCGGACGAGGTCATTGCCAGCGGCGTTCTGGGCTCCCCGCTCACGGAGAAGGCAGCGTTCAACAACTTTCCTTTCCAGTACGGCATCGTGGAGAGGACGTACAGTGAGTTCAAGGCAGGCGCGCTCTCCAGCACGCCCGTCTCGTATACGGCTTATACGGCGCTTCCAGCCGACCTCCAGGGCGGCGCCCTTCAGGCCGCCTATGAAAGTGCTTTAGGGGCGGGCACGGGAGGCAAGTACGAAGACGGAACCACGCGTTATTTCACCTGCCAGACCTGCCATTTGAGGCCGGTGAGCGGTCCGGGCTGCAACAAGAAAGGCGCTCCGGTGAGGAAAGACCTGCCGCTTCATGACATGACCGGCGGAAACTACTGGATGCCCGACGCCATCGCGTATCTGGATGGCCAGGGCAAGCTCCTGGTAGGAGGCGGCCTTTCCGGCACACAGCTTGCGGCCCTGGAGGCCGGGAAGGCCCGCGCCATGAAGCAGCTCAGCGAGGGCGTCTCCCTCTCGGTCAGCGGGAACACCGTGAGGCTGGTCAACCAGACGGGGCACAAGGTCATCTCGGGGTATCCCGAAGGACGCCGCATGTGGCTGAACATCAAGTGGTATGATGCCGAGGGTTTGCCCATCAGGGAGGACGGCGCATACGGTCCCGTCACGACAATCACCTTTAACGGAACCCCGTACAGCGTCCAGAGCCTCATCAACCCAAACGACACCAACACCAAGGTCTACGAAGCCCACTACGCGATGACGCAAGAGTGGGCCGCGAAGCTTGTCGGATACGGGTACGACCCGAACCTGCCTCTGAGCTACGACCGTTACACAGGGGCCGCGGACTTCACCCTGGGCGAGCTTGCCGCTTCGGCCCCCGGGACGTACCACGAGACCTTTCACTTCGTCCTGAACAACTACGTGGCCAAGGACAACCGCATCCCGCCCTACAAGATGAGCTACGATGAGGCGAGGAAAAGGAATGCCTTGCCGGTGCCCGCCGACCAGTATGGAAATCCGGGTCCGGGCGGGGTATATAACTACTATGACGAAGTAACCCTGACCCCGCCCTCACATGCAACATATGCCAGCATCGACCTCCTCTATCAGCCCACAAGCTGGGAGTATATCCAGTTCCTCTATCTCGCCAACGGGGGCCAGAACGCCTTCCTTGCCGCCGAAGGGGCCAACCTTCTGGAGGCGTGGCTCCAAACGGGCATGGCCGCCCCGTATGTGATGGCCTCCACCGCCTGGGGCAAGAAGCCCGTTCCCCAGGTCTCGGGGCTTACTATCAACAGTACCACCACGTGGTCCGTGGACCGAAGGGGCAACCTCCTTCAGCAGACAAATACCTTCCGGGTGAGGGACACAGTGGCCGTAGTGGTCCATGCAGCGGACCCGGACGGTGCGGACCTCTCAGGTGTGCAAGTCTTCCTGGATATTCGTGATGCGGGCGGAGCATTGGTTACGTCTTTGCAAGGCTTTACGGGCACCGATGGCACCGCCGCCCTTACCTGGAAGACCGGGAGGAACGACGCCGGGGACTACACCGCCACTGTAACGGATGCTCTGAAGAGTGGGTATCAGTTCGACGCCGGCACCGGCGACACGACGGAGACGTTTAGCGTCCGGTAAGGGAAAGATATAAGAAAGGGCATCCGGGCAGCGGGTTCCCGGATGCCCTTTCTCTTGAAATCCTTCTGAATACGTGAGGCGTAAACTCGACTCCCTCTACCTTCCTGGAATGGGGCACTCCAGGGGGCGGGCTGTCCTGCCGCAGGCGGCTTCGAGGACAAAGTGCGATGCCGCTTCGGAAAGGCCGAGCATGTCGATATCCTGCCTGAGGGTCTGACAGGAGCCGTATCCTGCCAGGTAACCGTTCACGCGTGCCGCGGCCGTGGAATTTACGAAATCCGTGAAGACGGGGTACATGGCGCGGAACTCCTCCATGAGGTCCGGGTATCGCTGAAGCGCGTGCTTCTGGTGGTAGTCTTCCGCTTGATGGAAGCTCTCATAGGGGACGATGTCGGTTGCCACCCTGCGGCCGGTTTTCGCCTCCAGGCGCTCCCTGGACTTCAGGGCCAGCTCCTTCTGCTTCGGGTCGTGGTAGAAAAGTATGTTTCTGTATTGCCGGGACCAGGACTGGCTTCCCGGGTCGTGCCCACCCCAGAAGACCCTCAGGAGCTCCTCGTAGCTGACCTTTTCGGGATCGTAATCTATCTGTATCGCTTCGGAATGGTCGCCCAGGCTGTGGTAGGTGGGGTTGCCTTTGCGCCCCCCGGCGTATCCCACCCGCGTTCTTACGACGCCCTCGATGCTCCCGAACCGGGAGTCCGGGGTCCAGAATCAGCCCATGGCGAAGGTAGCCGTCCTTACTTTCTCAGGGGCCTCCCCGTCCATGGCGGGAATTTCTTTACTGGCCTCAGAAGAGTTCATGGAGGACACCTCCGTTGTTATAAGAGATTGGGCGGCGAAGAGCGCAACAACAGCAGCCGCCATCCACAGATATGGCGCAAGCCTTTTTCCTATCACGTGCCCTCTTCGGAGCCGAGCACTGCCGGCCAGTTGCGGTCGGCTTTTTCGATATTGTCCGGGATGTCCCGGCTCCATGTCTTTCTCACCTTCTTGCTGAAATTGAGGTAAAGCTTTCCGTCAACGATGGTCCACGCCTCGGGGTCTATATCAGCCGTGTACCCACGGCTCACCGCCCAGGCTCAGTAACCTCCGTACTGGGGCGCGTATTTTTCGGGGTTCTTGCGAAAAAGCTCGAGGTGCTCCGCGCTCGAAAACCGCCACTCCGCCCCTTTCCATCTGAGGGAATGCTCGGCGCTGCCTCTAACTGCCGCATGCCGGGTGAAATAGGCCACTGCGTCGTATCCCCTGATGGCCAGTCCGTCATCGTCCACATTGATTTCAGACAGGGCTTTCGACCGGTTACAGGAAATCGCTACAAGCGCGAACATGATGACGAACGGGAGTAGTTTCTTCACAGCCCTTTCTTCCATGGTAACAGCTCCCCTCCTTCGGCCAGTAATGGCGGGGGCGGATACGGCCTGCCCCCGGGAAGGACGGCGACCTAATCACTGTGTCGTACAACCCGCCGTGCGCCCGGATGGCGTCCGACGCCCGCGTGATGCCTCCAGTCATGGAGGGTCGTCGCCGTCACCTCCTTCCGTATCGGTGTTCATACTCAGAGGATATCTGCCGGAGGTCACAGCGCCATCACGAAAAGTTCACATTTTTGTAACAGGCCCGGTTGCAATGCGGGAGCCCGGCCCCCTGAGGCTGCTCAGCGCCCGGATTGCTGGACCGGCAGCCGGAAGCTAAACGTGGTTCCGACGCCTACCTCGCTTTCGACCTCGATTGTGCTGCCGTGAAGCTCGAGGATCCGCCTGGTAATGGCCAAGCCCAGGCCGGAGTGGCCTGTCCTGTCCCTGCGGCTTCTGTCCAGCCGATAGAACCGGTCCATGATTCTGGGCAACTCATCCCGGGGAATTCCACATCCCGTATCGCTGACCCGCACGAGAACGCCGGCTCCGTCGTGTTCGAAGGATACGCTGACGGAGCCGCCCTCGGGCGTATGGCGAAGGGCGTTGTCCAGCAGGTTTTCTATTACCCTTTCCATCAGTGCTATGTCGGCGTCCACAAAGGGAACATCGGCGCCAACGTTGGCGTGAATTCCCACCTTTTTCTCTTCGGCCCTCAGTTGAAATTTCTGCACGACGTCCTGGACGAGCTCGTTGAGGTTGAAAGGTTCGCGATATACCGCGGTGTCCCGGGCCTCGAGCTTCGCCAGCTCGAAGAGGTCCGAGACCAGCTTGTTCAAACGCCTGCAATGGTTGATGGCCGTCTCGACGTAATTACGCCTCTCTTCCGGCGACAGGTCCGCGTCCTTCATCATGAGTGTTTCCAAGTAACCCTGCATTGTGGCCAAGGGGGTGCGCAGGTCATGGGATGCATTGGCCACCAGCTCCCTCCGCAGGGAATCGGCCGTCTTCAGAGCATCCACTTGTTGTTCGATCCGGACTGCCATGTGCCTGAAAGTGGAAACGAGGCTGTCGATCTCGTCGCCTTCGCCTCCTTCCGTTTCTGCCGGCAGCCCCAGCCGGTCAAGGGACGCACCATCCGTGTAGGCGCCCATTGCGGCCCTGAGCCGCCGTAATCTGCGTGTCAGAAGAGCAAATATGATCAACCCCGACACGACCGCAACAGCGAGGCTTGAAGCAATGCTCCACATCCCCAGCCGCAGGATGTAACTTCCCTGCAGTTTCTGGCTTACGCTGTCATACAGTTCTCCCCCGAGGATTACGTACAGGTATCCCTTGAGCGTACCCTGTTCGGGTATGCGCGCCGCGGTAAAGACCTTTTTCCCTTCGAGGTTCCTCGGGTCATCGCCGAGCAGGGGAAGAACGGTTTCGCCTCCGAGAAACAACTTCACGGGTTCAAGGTCGAGCTTCTTCCGCTTCACCTTGCCCGGTTCTGCCGAAAACGCCAGTATGTTGCCCTCGGGGTCGAGAAGATATATCTCGATTTTCGGATTGACGACCATGAGCGCATCGAAAATCTCCTCAAGCGCTGCCTCGTCTACCCCATGGTCCCGAAAGAGCGGTTTTTCGGC
This window contains:
- a CDS encoding HAMP domain-containing sensor histidine kinase — translated: MIAKSLYARLSLSLLGLLLLVGVSFIIISLYITEMYRQEVSQRLNQELARRIVAEKPLFRDHGVDEAALEEIFDALMVVNPKIEIYLLDPEGNILAFSAEPGKVKRKKLDLEPVKLFLGGETVLPLLGDDPRNLEGKKVFTAARIPEQGTLKGYLYVILGGELYDSVSQKLQGSYILRLGMWSIASSLAVAVVSGLIIFALLTRRLRRLRAAMGAYTDGASLDRLGLPAETEGGEGDEIDSLVSTFRHMAVRIEQQVDALKTADSLRRELVANASHDLRTPLATMQGYLETLMMKDADLSPEERRNYVETAINHCRRLNKLVSDLFELAKLEARDTAVYREPFNLNELVQDVVQKFQLRAEEKKVGIHANVGADVPFVDADIALMERVIENLLDNALRHTPEGGSVSVSFEHDGAGVLVRVSDTGCGIPRDELPRIMDRFYRLDRSRRDRTGHSGLGLAITRRILELHGSTIEVESEVGVGTTFSFRLPVQQSGR
- a CDS encoding beta-propeller fold lactonase family protein, giving the protein MNRKIIVAFMAVAFLMSSAVAAFSNDQDAEVTAGAVYTMTNAADGNQLVVFARGGDGLLTMAGAIPTEGLGSGGGLDPLASQGAIVLTEDHRWLLAVNAGSNEISVFRIMWDGPVLVGKVDSGGEFPVSLTVFHDLVYVLNAGGTANITGFYLGYQGQLTLRSNSTRDLGSGGFAQVGFDPQGNNLVVTDRDENEILVFPLNRHGLPAIHPVTSMSIGLAPFGFVFDEKGHLLVSEAGSGAVSSYAINRNGSLQVISPSIANGQAATCWIARNQRGYVFTANTGSQNLSLYEEERNNGRLDLLDATAGFGNR
- a CDS encoding YHS domain-containing (seleno)protein — encoded protein: MFALVAISCNRSKALSEINVDDDGLAIRGYDAVAYFTRHAAVRGSAEHSLRWKGAEWRFSSAEHLELFRKNPEKYAPQYGGYUAWAVSRGYTADIDPEAWTIVDGKLYLNFSKKVRKTWSRDIPDNIEKADRNWPAVLGSEEGT